A window of the Desulfotignum phosphitoxidans DSM 13687 genome harbors these coding sequences:
- a CDS encoding glycosyltransferase, which produces MATYNGDKFILEQMHGILSQLSETDEVIVSDDGSCDNTCAVIEQINDDRIRLFCHTETKGPVKNFEFALQQAKGENIFLADQDDIWEKNKISTMQTYLATYDLVVSDCSIIDLKGDTLYDSFFLLRRSGPGILKNLWRNGYIGCCMAFKRHILEQAVPLPKNVPMHDWWIGLVAASVGTTFFCPEKLVRYRRHVANSTPLAGRSPFGIIQQIRFRVNLAVNLIKVRVSHGQG; this is translated from the coding sequence ATGGCAACATACAACGGGGACAAGTTTATCCTTGAGCAGATGCATGGCATTCTTTCCCAGCTGTCTGAAACCGATGAGGTGATTGTTTCGGATGACGGGTCCTGTGACAATACCTGTGCGGTCATTGAACAGATCAATGACGACCGGATACGGCTGTTTTGCCATACAGAAACAAAAGGGCCCGTAAAAAATTTTGAATTTGCCCTTCAGCAGGCAAAAGGGGAAAATATTTTTCTGGCAGATCAGGATGATATCTGGGAAAAGAACAAAATCAGTACCATGCAGACATATCTTGCAACATATGATCTGGTGGTCAGTGACTGTTCCATCATTGATTTAAAAGGCGATACATTGTATGATTCATTTTTTTTGCTGCGGCGGTCCGGCCCCGGGATTTTAAAAAACCTGTGGCGCAACGGCTATATAGGATGCTGCATGGCGTTTAAACGTCATATACTGGAACAGGCAGTTCCTTTGCCCAAAAATGTTCCCATGCATGACTGGTGGATCGGACTGGTGGCGGCATCTGTGGGCACCACATTTTTTTGTCCGGAAAAACTGGTGAGATACCGGCGGCATGTGGCAAACAGCACCCCGCTTGCCGGGCGAAGCCCGTTTGGCATCATTCAGCAGATACGGTTTCGGGTGAACCTGGCTGTGAACCTGATAAAAGTGCGGGTATCACACGGCCAAGGATAA
- a CDS encoding glycosyltransferase family 2 protein yields MHQTSCNNLNKLTEELDKQRSFFPVPGCVILYNPDMSVIRNMLSYIDFVDRLYVMDNSDRDVSEVVDAVLKLPKVWYVSMDGNQGVAKALNAASSLAISHQYAWMICFDQDSRLTENILVKLRQCLDRYDKNRVGMICARYTKKDRYVEAGGDRCNELLVSITAGSMMNLTVFRKMGPFMDKLFIDHVDHEYCLRLRRHGYKIVQVNHAFICHQPGDSRGYLICRSSNHSPFRRYFMTRNRFYVAWMYKKDLPRFYRTEMLRFAGEVVKILAFESEKFEKIRHVIMGYQDFRKNRFDRHPGDL; encoded by the coding sequence ATGCATCAAACTTCCTGCAATAATCTCAATAAGCTCACGGAAGAACTGGACAAACAGCGCTCTTTTTTTCCTGTGCCGGGCTGTGTCATCCTCTATAACCCGGACATGTCCGTGATCCGGAACATGCTGTCATATATCGATTTTGTCGACAGACTGTATGTTATGGACAACAGCGACAGAGATGTTTCAGAAGTGGTGGACGCGGTTCTAAAACTGCCAAAGGTCTGGTATGTCTCCATGGACGGTAACCAGGGCGTTGCAAAAGCGTTGAATGCCGCGTCGTCTCTGGCAATTTCCCATCAATACGCGTGGATGATCTGTTTTGACCAGGATTCCCGGCTGACAGAGAATATCCTGGTCAAACTGCGTCAATGTCTGGACCGGTATGATAAAAACAGGGTCGGTATGATCTGTGCCAGATACACAAAAAAAGACCGGTATGTCGAAGCCGGTGGAGACCGGTGCAACGAGCTTCTGGTCTCTATTACGGCCGGCAGCATGATGAATCTGACCGTGTTCAGGAAAATGGGACCTTTCATGGACAAACTGTTCATTGATCATGTGGATCATGAGTACTGCCTTCGATTGCGGCGGCATGGATATAAAATCGTTCAGGTCAACCATGCATTCATCTGCCATCAGCCGGGAGACAGCCGGGGATATCTGATCTGCCGCAGTTCGAACCATTCCCCTTTCCGGCGGTATTTCATGACACGGAACCGGTTTTACGTGGCCTGGATGTACAAAAAAGACCTGCCCCGGTTTTATCGAACGGAGATGCTCCGGTTTGCCGGCGAAGTGGTGAAGATTCTGGCGTTTGAATCTGAGAAATTCGAAAAAATCAGGCATGTGATCATGGGGTATCAGGATTTCCGAAAAAATCGGTTCGACCGTCATCCGGGTGATTTATAG